In Chitinispirillum alkaliphilum, the genomic window AGAATGAGAGAACTTGTAATTCAGGCCAAAAATGAGACCTATACTCAAACTGAACGTGACTACATGGGTATAGAATTCAATGCTCTGATGCAGGAGCTTGATCGTATTGCAGAAACAACCAAATACAATAAGATGCAGATATTTGCTACCCCGGCAAGCAGCGGTAACAATCTCAATGGTGTATATCTGGATTCTTCAGCGGAAACAGATCCACTCACTGCGAATAAAACAAGGCGGGCAAGGGATGTAAATGATGGTCCAATAGGTGACACTGACAGAGCTAGCGGGCACCATTTTAACATGATGATTGGTGCAAATTACAGTCAGGAAGATATGGATGCCTTTGCGGAAGCAACCAACCATTATGGGGCGGGGGCAGCAAATATGCTCACCATTTCCTTTGGGCAGATGGATTCCAATGCTCTTTTCCATATGGCCCCCATAAATGCAATGGGGGAATTTGGGTTGGATGGAATGGGGTATTTCGGTGATTTTTCATGGGATCCGGAGACCAGTTTTGGTGACATGTCCATAGAATTTGCATTGGGAGGGGAAGCTACAGTTGTAGATAAACTGAACATAATGCTTAAGGTTATTGATGGCGGAAAAGATCTCAGTGATGCAGAGAAACAACTCCTGTTTGTCGAGAGTACTGACAGTCCTACCGGCCTTGATCGTGTGAACAGAATGAGATCCTACATTGGAGCTATGACCAACCGTCTTGAACATACGCTCAATAATCTTGTGAGCCAAACAAATAACACCCAGGCTGCAGAGAGCCTTATAAGGGATGCTGATTTTGCGGCTGAAACCGCCACTTTTACAAGAAATCAGATCCTGACCCAATCCTCCACTGCCATGTTAGCTCAGGCCAATTCAGTTCCACAGATGGTCCTGAGTCTTCTGGGTTAAACGCTGCGGTTCTTTTCTGACATTTATGAGTTGAGAACGCCATGTTTTCAACTCATTTTTATTGTTGGGGCAGTTTTTGGAAAAACCAATACAGAAACGTATTTTTGAGTGTAAGATTGGTAATTTCATCCCGGATTTCTTGTGAACTCAGTTTATTCAATCGATAAGTTTTCTGTATGTGTGAACGCTTCTGATTTCCTTTATAATCAGCTTAGGGAAATAGTTTCATCTTTCTGCTTATCTGTCGATTCTCCTGTCTACAATCTTCATGTAAAAAGTGTAAGTGAAATAAAAATACCCTCAGATTCACTAAGCCGAGGAGATTGTTTCTACACCCAGTCTGATGATCTGTCTTTTTGTCTGATTAGCGAGCTGATACGTTTTGAAATATGTCTGCAGGAAAAAGAGGCAGTTCTTGAGGTTTGTGATCTCTCCGGACAGGATTCGTTGTCTTTTATCCTCTATGCACTGAAATGGTATATCTCTTTTATAACCATACATGAAGGGGGAATACCTCTTCACTCCTCATCCGTATTTGCTTGTGATAGAGCTTTTCTCTTTGCAGGAGAATCCGGGGCGGGAAAATCTACGATCTGTTCCATACTCTCATCTCATCCTGGAGGGTTCAGAAGAGGAAGTGATGAGTTTAACCTTTTGTTCATAACTGATGAAGGTGTGAAAGTCTTCCCAACACCATATACCTCTTCTGCCGGAGACTGCCAGTTCTTTGGTGGCATGGATCTTAAAAAACTCTATATAATCAAAAAAGCAAGTTATAACTGTACTCATCCTCTTGCTTTCAGAAACAAGTATTACAACTGTCTCAAAAACATTTACACAAAACCGGCCAGCTCCTATCTTGCAGAAAAGATGTTTGAAAATGTTGAAATTGCAGCCTGTGCAGTTGACTGCAATGAATTATACTTTGCAAATAATAATTCACTGAGAAAATTCTTATTATCTGAAAACGGATTAAATTATGAATTGCAGAATTAACAAGCAATTATCCATTCGCAAAATTGATGATGAAGTATTTATATATAACCGGGATAAATCCCTTGTACACGCGTTCAATAAAACGGGTGTGAAGTTTTGGGAAGCTTTGAGCCAAAACATACCGTTTGAAGAGTTAAGGGATGAAGTTCTGAATGAATATGAAGTTGAACCGGAGCAGCTTAAAAAAGATTTCCAAGATTTTAAAAACCAGTTAGTAAACCTGGGGATTATTGAGTATCATGATTGAAAGCGCAATTGGTAAAAAACTGGATGCCCTGGTTCAGAGAGGATTTTTGAGATCTGCATGTATTGAACTTACACAGAAGTGCAATATTGCATGTGACTACTGTTATTTGACACAAAAGAAACATCAGCTTGAGCTGCCGGAAGTGAAATCAATAGTGAATAGAATTGATGAACTCGGAGTTTTAACACTGATGCTTACTGGCGGAGAGATTTTTTACAGAGATGATATTATAGAAATACTAACCCATATTTTTAAAAAAGGGTTTTTCGACATTGTAATGCTTACCAACGGAACCGCTTTCACAAAAGAACACCTCGGTTTCCTTTCGGATAACTCTGACAGGTTTACCTCCATCAGGTTCTCATTTTTTTCCCATATTCCAGACGTGCATGATGGATTCGTAAAGAAAAAGGGGGCGTTCAGTAAAGCCTTAAAATCCGCACAGCAGCTCAGGGATGCAGGAGTAAATGTTAAGGTAATAATAAATCTTCTGGAACAAAATGTCGACAACTTCGGAGAAACAAAATCATATTTCACTTCACAGGGCTTTCAGGTAAGTATTGGTATAGCAAAGACTTTTCCCGATAAACATATTAAAGAGAACTATGAAAGTACAACGACAACTGATTTTTACCGGAAATTTTTCGATCAAATGGATGAAAAAGTACGTAAAGGAATGATGCGTGTTTATGATAAAGAAACAAAAAACAATAGATTGAAAGAATCGTTGTGTTCCAGCATGTTCGGGATTGCAACTGTTCTGGCTGATGGAACTTTGGTTCCCTGTCTTGCATTCAGAAATGTGCCTTTCGGCAATGTGCTAACTGATCCGCGGCCGATTACCCGGATTTTTTCAGAATCACCCTTGTATCAGAAATTAAAGAAAACGACACGCTCTGATGTGGTATCCTGTAAAGATTGCAGACATGTCAATTATTGCAGGCCATGTCCGGGCGCCATGCTCGAAGAGAATAATTCTTATCTTCAACCATGCAGTCAAATGTGTAATTATGTTGAATCACTCCATAACGTCTGCTCCTGATCCGTATAACAAGTATAAGGCTCTGCTTGCGGATGGCGAAGCTGTCACCTTTACTTTACAGGGCAGATCAATGGAGCCATATATGAAAGAGGGTCAGGAAATCTCGGTTGTTAAAACAGATAAGCTGCACCGAGGGGATTGTTGTCTTATTAATTACAGAAACAGACTGTTGTTACACCGACTTGTCAAAACAGGGAAATCTGGATGCATTTTTATGGGGGATAATTCCCATACTTTTGAAATTGTGGATAGTAAAGATGTGTTGGGTGTTTCGGAAAAATCTACAAATGTTTCAATGCGTAAAATTTTAATCTCCGGTGTTGATCTTTGTGTTATCAGACTGGATCAAACTTTTCGCCTTAAAAAAAAATCCATTGTCTGGCGTATCAGAAAGAGAATTATGGCACTTTTATTCAGAGGTTTTTATGAAGAAAGAATATGAAAAACCGGAAGTCTTTACAGAGGATATCAGTTTGAGATTCGTAGGAGCCTGTTGTGAGGGCAGTACTGACGGAATGATTCCCGGACATACTCATGCATTTTTGTGCGGGCCGGCCTGCACCTATGTTTATGATGATTATCATTCGGCATGATTCACCAGACTTCATTTTTGCCGGGATATAAGCTTTCTGAACTTGTCTTCAAAACAGCGGAAAGCTAAAGCACAAGGATTTCTCACCAGGGAGCATTCAACTAATAATTGCCGCAGGTTTCGTCGTATACCCGTATACCGTTTGTGGCTCAACCTGTTCACAAGGAACTGAGCCCAAAAAAATGATCTTAGTTCAACTGGTAATTTGGTATTTCTCTCTCTTGCATATCTTTTTAACAATGCATTTCCGAAGGGTTCGATTCCACTTCTCTTCAACAACTGTTGAAACGTACTCCAGCAAAATCTGTTTTGATTTATAAGTGTTTCAATCTCTTCAAATGTGCTTTTCTTGAACCGCTCTGCTATGTGTACCAAACTATGACATATAAGAATGAGCAGGGCGTCTTCATTGCCTGAAAGCATCCTGACTTCAGTTTGGAACTCCGCACGGCTGAACAGCTCTTCGGTTGGGAGGTGAAATCGTTCCGGGCGATTGAGCTGGTGATGGATCTCAAGCTTAACAGCAATGCCATTATGGTCATACGTAAATGCCTGCTCAAACCGCCACGGATCCGGTTGGTGTTTAGTGAATGAATCATGATCAGAGAAAAATTCAATACATTTTTGATAATCTGCTTCTCTGACAAGCAGATCAATATCTGTCATTGACCTGGTGGTAAGATTTCGGGACAGACCAGAGCAGATAAGATGTGCCCCTTTGATGGGCAGATAGTGAATGTTGAGATGCGCAAAAAATTTATCAAGGTCTTCAAGTACAGAACCATATACGAGTTGAGAAATAGCCCAGTTTTTTCCGCTGCTGGGTTCTCTATTCATCACTAACTTGCAAGGTGCTGTTTTGGTTGTCTGATTTGTGATTTTCGGCACTGATTACCCTATAAGTATGGGTTTTGGAGAGTTTTAGCATTTTTGCAATTTTGGTACCCGGTATTCCTTTTCTGTAGAGCTGGATGATTTCCTGATTTCTGTCGCTGTGCTTGTTTTGAACAGGGGGAATACCATGTTTTTTTCGTATCTGGTGCACAGCCTGTCTGCTGATTCCAAACAGCGCCCCGATTTCGCTGTCACTATGATATTTCTTTTGAAGCTTTTCAAGCTGGCTTTTACTGATTTTTTGCATCATGAACCCCCAGGTATATCGGTGTATAGTTTGAATATACCTGGAGACCGAATCGTGTATCAAGTATTGGAGGGGCGTTCTCTGCTGATGCGATGCAATTTCCTTTTTGCAACATACCAACCCAGGACAGCTCCAAACAGAAATGTGTGGGCTACAAATCCCTGCCAGAACTGATTGGCCTGTTCCGGAAACCAGATCCAGCCTGCAGCAGGGGCGATGATGTAGAAATTAATAATCCACATGAGAAATCCATACGCACTGCCTGCTCCGATTATGATTGCCGGAGTTGATCTTAGAAAGGAGAATTTGGAGATTATCGAGGCAAATATTGCTCCGGTGATTAATGAGTATGCAATATGTATGGAGGTACCGGTCCAGATGATTGTTGTCAGAGGTATTTGGAGGGTGAGTGCCTGAGGGCCCAAAACGATTGCGCCGATCATTCTTAGTGGAGAGAAGAAATCATCCACCAATATGAGTGCTACGATCATTTCAAAAAGGGCAAAGGTAATTGCTGCAATAAAGCCTCCTATAAGGCCTGTTTTGGCCCATGATTTCAGGTCGACCTGTTGATGATTCATTGATGCGTTTTCCCGAGCCATTTCCATAAAGGCCTCCGGTTAAGGTTTGCAATTATCCACCGGTTTCAAAACCTGGGTATAGAGTCATTCCGCCATCGATGTAGACAGTGGCTCCATTTATATAGTCAGATTGATCGGAAGCAAGCCATACTGCACATCTTCCAACTTCTCTGGGCTCACCTATTCTTTTATATGGAATCAGTTTCATAAGTTCTTCGTAGGCTTCATGGTTTTGCCATGTCTGGATGTTAATGGGCGTTCTGATAGCTCCGGGAGAGATGATGTTCGCTCTGATTCTGTACTGAGCGACTTCCTGGGCAATGCTTTTGATCAGCATAGCCACTCCACCCTTAGAGGCTGCATAGTTTACATGTCCCGCCCAGGGGATAATGTCGTGTACCGAAGCGATACTTAGAATTTTACCTGCGCTGCAGGAGGTGTTTTCAATTATACCTTGTTTTTTGAATATCCTAACAGCTTCACGTGAACACAAAAACTGACCCCTGAGATTTATCCCGATAACTTCATCGAATTGTGCTACGCTCATATCCACAAGAGGTGCATCTCTTTGAATTCCTGCATTGCACACCACAATATCTATGTGGCCGAATCGTTTTTGGGCGGCATTAAACATCGAGAGAACTTCATCCTCTTTGCTCACATCCGCTTTGAAGGTAAACGCATTGCAATCTGTTCTGAGATTTATTTCTTCGGCAACCTCTGATGCCTTGTGTTCACTTTTTGAATAGTTCACACATACATCTGCTCCCGCTTTGGCAAGCATTATGGCTACCTCTTTGCCGATACCGGAACTTGCGCCTGTAACTATGGCCTTTTGGTTTGGAAGACAGTGGTAAACGGGGCAGTGAGGTTCCTTGGGAGTGGGAAGGTTGTGTTTTGAATAATATTCCATATAGTTCCATTTCAATGAAAGGGTGCAGATGAAACATCCTTGGTTAAAATCCCGCAATTGCTGTGCCCGGTACATCTATTGCTCTCTAAAAAAGTGCTCACACAATGGTAAGAAAATTTAGGCAGACAGGTCTTGGTAACCATGGATATTACAAATAAAAGGGTTCTGATCACGGGCGCAAGTTCAGGGATCGGGAGAGCACTGGGGATTTCATTGGGCAGATTTGGTTGCAAAGTGGCTGCCTGTGCCAGAAACAAAAAATCATTGGAAAATACAGCTTCACAGCATCCACACATAAAACCTTACAGGGCAGATATTACAAAGCGCGATGACCGGCTGAATCTGTATAAACAAATAAAAAGAGATATGGACGGAATAGATGTTTTGGTAAATAACGCCGGACGTATGGTTCTGTTTGACTCTGTGGTGGAAATACCCGATACAATCGAGAATGAAATCGATCTTAACTTTTCCGCACCGGTTGAGCTTATAAGGTTGTTTTTGCCTCAGC contains:
- a CDS encoding Radical SAM domain protein; amino-acid sequence: MIESAIGKKLDALVQRGFLRSACIELTQKCNIACDYCYLTQKKHQLELPEVKSIVNRIDELGVLTLMLTGGEIFYRDDIIEILTHIFKKGFFDIVMLTNGTAFTKEHLGFLSDNSDRFTSIRFSFFSHIPDVHDGFVKKKGAFSKALKSAQQLRDAGVNVKVIINLLEQNVDNFGETKSYFTSQGFQVSIGIAKTFPDKHIKENYESTTTTDFYRKFFDQMDEKVRKGMMRVYDKETKNNRLKESLCSSMFGIATVLADGTLVPCLAFRNVPFGNVLTDPRPITRIFSESPLYQKLKKTTRSDVVSCKDCRHVNYCRPCPGAMLEENNSYLQPCSQMCNYVESLHNVCS
- a CDS encoding Flagellin protein FlaA translates to MRINHNISSMIAQGSIAGVNRSMSTSLHRLSTGLRINSAADDAAGLGVSETLRTQVRGMGQAMRNTQDAIALLNIADGALNEQAEILQRMRELVIQAKNETYTQTERDYMGIEFNALMQELDRIAETTKYNKMQIFATPASSGNNLNGVYLDSSAETDPLTANKTRRARDVNDGPIGDTDRASGHHFNMMIGANYSQEDMDAFAEATNHYGAGAANMLTISFGQMDSNALFHMAPINAMGEFGLDGMGYFGDFSWDPETSFGDMSIEFALGGEATVVDKLNIMLKVIDGGKDLSDAEKQLLFVESTDSPTGLDRVNRMRSYIGAMTNRLEHTLNNLVSQTNNTQAAESLIRDADFAAETATFTRNQILTQSSTAMLAQANSVPQMVLSLLG
- a CDS encoding short-chain dehydrogenase, yielding MDITNKRVLITGASSGIGRALGISLGRFGCKVAACARNKKSLENTASQHPHIKPYRADITKRDDRLNLYKQIKRDMDGIDVLVNNAGRMVLFDSVVEIPDTIENEIDLNFSAPVELIRLFLPQLLKAPESAIINVTSGLALWPNKSAPVYCASKAALHSFTKSLRWQLEKTTVRVIEVLPPLVQTPSATKKGGISPNLFAKRVVEEIKKGISEIKLEEVKLLAIGRHISPFVTDAFMKNK
- a CDS encoding Glucose 1-dehydrogenase is translated as MYRAQQLRDFNQGCFICTLSLKWNYMEYYSKHNLPTPKEPHCPVYHCLPNQKAIVTGASSGIGKEVAIMLAKAGADVCVNYSKSEHKASEVAEEINLRTDCNAFTFKADVSKEDEVLSMFNAAQKRFGHIDIVVCNAGIQRDAPLVDMSVAQFDEVIGINLRGQFLCSREAVRIFKKQGIIENTSCSAGKILSIASVHDIIPWAGHVNYAASKGGVAMLIKSIAQEVAQYRIRANIISPGAIRTPINIQTWQNHEAYEELMKLIPYKRIGEPREVGRCAVWLASDQSDYINGATVYIDGGMTLYPGFETGG